One Marmota flaviventris isolate mMarFla1 chromosome 16, mMarFla1.hap1, whole genome shotgun sequence DNA segment encodes these proteins:
- the Timm21 gene encoding mitochondrial import inner membrane translocase subunit Tim21 isoform X3, whose amino-acid sequence MMCTVLRALQYAERLHRSSGKRLLLPDRGLHGAALKTQPSLRWGLREQKKTAQPRSVLGLVQKTIWTQGPSPCNAPEDRRKQVSVHRDRRAETAVSTSQKVKEAGRDFTYLVIVVIGIGITGGLFYTIFRELFSSSSPSKVYGKALEKCRSHPEVVSVFGEPVRGYGEKTRRGRRQHVSFIEYVRDGLKHLRVKFYIEGSEPGKQGTVFAEVRTRRVASTSFSTCLWKWTPTLEGLS is encoded by the exons ATGATGTGTACTGTCCTAAGAGCTCTGCAGTACGCCGAGAGGCTGCACAGGTCCTCGGGGAAGCGGCTGTTGCTGCCAGACCGTGGGCTTCACGGGGCTGCCTTGAAGACTCAGCCCAGTTTGAGGTGGGGCTTGCGAGAGCAGAAGAAAACGGCGCAACCTAGATCTGTTCTTGGACTCGTCCAGAAAACGATCTGGACACAGGGACCGAGCCCCTGCAACGCACCGGAGGACCGCCGCAAGCAAGTGTCGGTGCACCGAGATCGGAGAGCGGAAACCGCGGTCTCAACCTCCCAGAAAG TGAAAGAAGCTGGAAGAGATTTCACCTACTTAGTCATCGTGGTCATTGGAATCGGCATAACAG GTGGCTTGTTCTACACGATTTTCAGAGAACTCTTTTCTTCATCCAGTCCTAGTAAGGTATATGGGAAAGCCTTAGAAAAATGCAGATCACATCCCGAG GTGGTCAGCGTCTTCGGGGAGCCCGTGAGAGGCTACGGGGAGAAGACACGCCGCGGGCGGAGGCAGCACGTCAG CTTCATCGAGTACGTGAGAGACGGGCTGAAGCACCTGCGCGTCAAGTTCTACATCGAGGGCTCCGAGCCGGGCAAGCAGGGGACGGTGTTCGCTGAAGTGAG AACCCGGAGGGTGGCGAGTACGAGTTTCAGTACGTGTTTGTGGAAGTGGACGCCTACCCTCGAAGGACTATCGTGA
- the Timm21 gene encoding mitochondrial import inner membrane translocase subunit Tim21 isoform X4 — MMCTVLRALQYAERLHRSSGKRLLLPDRGLHGAALKTQPSLRWGLREQKKTAQPRSVLGLVQKTIWTQGPSPCNAPEDRRKQVSVHRDRRAETAVSTSQKVKEAGRDFTYLVIVVIGIGITGCQKQQVVSVFGEPVRGYGEKTRRGRRQHVSFIEYVRDGLKHLRVKFYIEGSEPGKQGTVFAEVRQNPEGGEYEFQYVFVEVDAYPRRTIVIEDNRGREDNQGRED; from the exons ATGATGTGTACTGTCCTAAGAGCTCTGCAGTACGCCGAGAGGCTGCACAGGTCCTCGGGGAAGCGGCTGTTGCTGCCAGACCGTGGGCTTCACGGGGCTGCCTTGAAGACTCAGCCCAGTTTGAGGTGGGGCTTGCGAGAGCAGAAGAAAACGGCGCAACCTAGATCTGTTCTTGGACTCGTCCAGAAAACGATCTGGACACAGGGACCGAGCCCCTGCAACGCACCGGAGGACCGCCGCAAGCAAGTGTCGGTGCACCGAGATCGGAGAGCGGAAACCGCGGTCTCAACCTCCCAGAAAG TGAAAGAAGCTGGAAGAGATTTCACCTACTTAGTCATCGTGGTCATTGGAATCGGCATAACAGGTTGCCAAAAACAGCAA GTGGTCAGCGTCTTCGGGGAGCCCGTGAGAGGCTACGGGGAGAAGACACGCCGCGGGCGGAGGCAGCACGTCAG CTTCATCGAGTACGTGAGAGACGGGCTGAAGCACCTGCGCGTCAAGTTCTACATCGAGGGCTCCGAGCCGGGCAAGCAGGGGACGGTGTTCGCTGAAGTGAGGCAG AACCCGGAGGGTGGCGAGTACGAGTTTCAGTACGTGTTTGTGGAAGTGGACGCCTACCCTCGAAGGACTATCGTGATCGAGGACAACCGAGGCCGCGAGGACAACCAAGGCCGCGAGGACTGA
- the Timm21 gene encoding mitochondrial import inner membrane translocase subunit Tim21 isoform X2, translated as MMCTVLRALQYAERLHRSSGKRLLLPDRGLHGAALKTQPSLRWGLREQKKTAQPRSVLGLVQKTIWTQGPSPCNAPEDRRKQVSVHRDRRAETAVSTSQKVKEAGRDFTYLVIVVIGIGITGGLFYTIFRELFSSSSPSKVVSVFGEPVRGYGEKTRRGRRQHVSFIEYVRDGLKHLRVKFYIEGSEPGKQGTVFAEVRQNPEGGEYEFQYVFVEVDAYPRRTIVIEDNRGREDNQGRED; from the exons ATGATGTGTACTGTCCTAAGAGCTCTGCAGTACGCCGAGAGGCTGCACAGGTCCTCGGGGAAGCGGCTGTTGCTGCCAGACCGTGGGCTTCACGGGGCTGCCTTGAAGACTCAGCCCAGTTTGAGGTGGGGCTTGCGAGAGCAGAAGAAAACGGCGCAACCTAGATCTGTTCTTGGACTCGTCCAGAAAACGATCTGGACACAGGGACCGAGCCCCTGCAACGCACCGGAGGACCGCCGCAAGCAAGTGTCGGTGCACCGAGATCGGAGAGCGGAAACCGCGGTCTCAACCTCCCAGAAAG TGAAAGAAGCTGGAAGAGATTTCACCTACTTAGTCATCGTGGTCATTGGAATCGGCATAACAG GTGGCTTGTTCTACACGATTTTCAGAGAACTCTTTTCTTCATCCAGTCCTAGTAAG GTGGTCAGCGTCTTCGGGGAGCCCGTGAGAGGCTACGGGGAGAAGACACGCCGCGGGCGGAGGCAGCACGTCAG CTTCATCGAGTACGTGAGAGACGGGCTGAAGCACCTGCGCGTCAAGTTCTACATCGAGGGCTCCGAGCCGGGCAAGCAGGGGACGGTGTTCGCTGAAGTGAGGCAG AACCCGGAGGGTGGCGAGTACGAGTTTCAGTACGTGTTTGTGGAAGTGGACGCCTACCCTCGAAGGACTATCGTGATCGAGGACAACCGAGGCCGCGAGGACAACCAAGGCCGCGAGGACTGA
- the Timm21 gene encoding mitochondrial import inner membrane translocase subunit Tim21 isoform X1 has translation MMCTVLRALQYAERLHRSSGKRLLLPDRGLHGAALKTQPSLRWGLREQKKTAQPRSVLGLVQKTIWTQGPSPCNAPEDRRKQVSVHRDRRAETAVSTSQKVKEAGRDFTYLVIVVIGIGITGGLFYTIFRELFSSSSPSKVYGKALEKCRSHPEVVSVFGEPVRGYGEKTRRGRRQHVSFIEYVRDGLKHLRVKFYIEGSEPGKQGTVFAEVRQNPEGGEYEFQYVFVEVDAYPRRTIVIEDNRGREDNQGRED, from the exons ATGATGTGTACTGTCCTAAGAGCTCTGCAGTACGCCGAGAGGCTGCACAGGTCCTCGGGGAAGCGGCTGTTGCTGCCAGACCGTGGGCTTCACGGGGCTGCCTTGAAGACTCAGCCCAGTTTGAGGTGGGGCTTGCGAGAGCAGAAGAAAACGGCGCAACCTAGATCTGTTCTTGGACTCGTCCAGAAAACGATCTGGACACAGGGACCGAGCCCCTGCAACGCACCGGAGGACCGCCGCAAGCAAGTGTCGGTGCACCGAGATCGGAGAGCGGAAACCGCGGTCTCAACCTCCCAGAAAG TGAAAGAAGCTGGAAGAGATTTCACCTACTTAGTCATCGTGGTCATTGGAATCGGCATAACAG GTGGCTTGTTCTACACGATTTTCAGAGAACTCTTTTCTTCATCCAGTCCTAGTAAGGTATATGGGAAAGCCTTAGAAAAATGCAGATCACATCCCGAG GTGGTCAGCGTCTTCGGGGAGCCCGTGAGAGGCTACGGGGAGAAGACACGCCGCGGGCGGAGGCAGCACGTCAG CTTCATCGAGTACGTGAGAGACGGGCTGAAGCACCTGCGCGTCAAGTTCTACATCGAGGGCTCCGAGCCGGGCAAGCAGGGGACGGTGTTCGCTGAAGTGAGGCAG AACCCGGAGGGTGGCGAGTACGAGTTTCAGTACGTGTTTGTGGAAGTGGACGCCTACCCTCGAAGGACTATCGTGATCGAGGACAACCGAGGCCGCGAGGACAACCAAGGCCGCGAGGACTGA